A stretch of DNA from Sander lucioperca isolate FBNREF2018 chromosome 8, SLUC_FBN_1.2, whole genome shotgun sequence:
tttttatttacttatttgtaGGCTGGGACAGTGACATGTCTGCCATCTTGCTGCTGCTACATTTGCTACCACCATCTGCATAAGGTAGAAAGAGGCTGGGAAGGATGTCTGCATATCAAGCTGTAGATCAGCTCATCAGATTTCAAAAGGTATGCTTAACAGTTGTTTAAAATATATCTTCCATCACGTCAATCTTGTGCACAGTTTGAGGTGATCTGATCTATTGTCAGAGATTAGTCACCAAAACAATTCTGTTGAATGTGTTTTGTTGTAGGTTGGAACCAGTGTGCAGCAGCATCTAGACAACATCACCCAAAGCAGTCAGCCCTACCACACAGAGCAGCATTCACTCCTACTCCATTGTGGTTGACAAGCATGCAGTTCCATGCAAGGCAACAGGTTCAGTAGGAGCTTTTGACGAAGTCTTTAAAGCCCATTACGTCTTTGGTACGTCATACAGTTCTTCCTTGAGcagctttttcacttttgtgCAAACAACCATCTATAACATCGACATGGGGGAAACAAAGGAGACTCCTAGAGTTGCAGAGTTGCGAGCAAGAATGGTGCGTTGAGATAAAACTATGAAGTGTTTTCTTTGCAAAAGTGACCATGGAAGTCCAAGCAACCTTGTTAAGCACCTTAAGGTAATTCATGGGCTATGTACAGGCAGGACTCTTTTTCTGAAATGTGGTCAAGAAGGATGCTCACGTTCTTTTGGTAGCTTTTCTGGTTTTAGAAAGCATCTTAATAAGTGCCATGGAAGCAGTTTAGTTGATTCTGTAGAAGATGATCTTTCATATCCTCAAAGTACCGTCAACACAAGTAATGTTTCTCACGTTGAAGTGTCGACTGAATGTTTAGAGGCTGAGTCAGAGTTACTTTCGCCATACATTGTAAATAGTTGTGCAGCTGTAATTTCTGATCTAAAGGCAGCAGGTGTTGGCCAAAGTACAGTGAATTCCATGGAAGAGATCGTTCAAGATATCCATCAGCATGCTAAAGAGACAGTGATAAAGCATGTATTTAGTAATGAAAGAGAAACCGAGATGTGCAAGAAAGTTGAGGCGTGTTTTGAGGGGTTAGAGAATTTATGACTGCCAAGTGGGAAATAGTAGAACCAGTTGAATGTGTGATTGGTTCAAGATTTGACACAAGACTGTGTCcagtgtccaccacggtgttcgtgggttaccgccccttgaggcacctaagaccacaGTTCCTTGCCTCAGcatcagcaatggaaactttgaacattgtccactcgggttcaatgcccccagcctccacagggatgcacgaaaagctccgccggaggtgtgagttgaaagtctgtcggacaggggcctcctccagatgttcccaatttacccgcaatacccgtttgggcttaccaggtctgtccagagtcttcccccacgccctgacccaactcaccaccagatggtgatcggttgacagccctgcccctctcttcacccgagtgtccaaaacatacggcctcagatcagatgaaacgattataaaatcgatcattgacctttggcctagggtgctctggtaccaagtacacttatgagcatccctatgttcgaacatggtgttcgttatagacaatccatgactagcacagaagtccaacaacaaacaaccactctggtttagatcagggaggccgttcctcccaatcacacctctccatgtatctccatcattgcccacgtgcgcgttgaagtcccccagcagaactatggagtcccccactggagccccatacaggactccactcaaggtctccaagaaggctgaATACTCCGAAcacttgtttggtgcatatgcacaaacaacagtcagagttttcacccccacaacccgcaggtgtagggaggcgaccctctcatccaccggggtaaactccaacgtagcggcgctcagccgggggcttgtgaatATCCCCACACatgcccggcgcctcacaccctgggcaactccggagaagaaaagagtccaacccttatccaggagtatggttccagaaccgagactgtgcatagaggtaagccccaccagatctaaccggtagcgctccacctcctgcaccagttccggctccttctcccacagagaggtgacattccacgtccccagagccagcgtctgctgcccgggtctggtaaCTGATAAAAGAGTTGTCTGTACACTCTGACAAACTTCACTTGGAAACACACAGGAGTTGTTCAAGACGTACGgagcgttttttttgttttctactcCGTATCACCTCCGGGGCTCCGTGAAGATGCACCCACAGAAAAGGAAAATACAATGtaagtatatgattattaatgaaacgGCGAGCTAGTCTGTATTGAggtgactatatatatatatatatatatatatatatatatatatatatatatatattataataataatggcCCAGGGTGACCAATAGCCTAACCCATGCCAGACCTGCCAACCAATcatttttcttgtttaaaagtaGTGGTTTCATCCAATACTGAGTGAGGAAATTCAAGCCAGGCCAGACACTCTCTGGCCAGGCATGCGTTGCTGCTATTCATATGCTTATTAGAGCCATTCGCACCTCCGCGGGAGCTCTCCACATACGTCATGGTTCATTTCCGACAATATGTGGCACAGACGAACACAGGCTGAATATTTTCGATAACTGCCGAAAAGTAGGGGGATTTCCGGGCATTTACAGGGCcaaaaatcccacttttcatgcagtgcAACATACAATTGGTTTACTGATTCTGAAAGCTGAAGCCCTCATATTTtctaagtagtaaaacaatcaCATCTTCTGATCTTCTTCTGATACCGTgtgccaatttttttttttttcagaggatGTCGAAGGCATGTCAAAGGCATTGGCTAGTACTCATTGACtaacttggttaggtttaagcaagaggagtgggatggttagggttggggtaagaatgtcagggtaACCCAATCAGAGATAGCGTAAAGGTCTTTTCAGGCGATAAGCAACACTTTGGCTGCATAGCTGCGTAGCTGCTTGGATCTGTGGGGTCCCACTGCTCTTCTCATGTGAATGGACAGGCAGACAAGAGAATCTGTTTCAACCTGAATGGGGGCAATCCACTATTTTCCGGCAATGAACAATGGCCTCAGATTTGGAGGTGCTGGCCCTCATCCCAAACGTGTTACACTCGGCTACAAAGCAATTCTCAGGTCCCCAAACCTGACACTCTCCTCCCCCGGCAGCACCTTAAACTCCTGTCCATGAAAATCACAAACAAGATCGGTGAGGAGGgacagccctggcggaggccaatgCCCACTGAAAATGTGCTTAAACTACTGCTGAGGATACAGAAACAACTCTCACTGTGGTCATATAAGAACCGAATGGAACGCACTAACAGCCCCAGTACCCCATATTCTCGCAAGACCCCTCAACAAGACCACCCAAGCGATTCGATTGTAAGCCTTCTGCAAGTcaacaaagcacatgtagactggATGGACAAACTGAAGCGCTGGTCCACTGTTCCACGGCCAGAATTGAATCTGAATTGTTTCTCCTAAATTTGAGGTTCGACAATCAGCAGAGACTCAATTTCCAACACGCAGCAGAGTCTATCACCAGGAGGCTGAGTAGTGTAATACCCCGATAACTGGAGCACACTCTCGGCTCTCCTCTCATTGAAAACGTATTACTAGGCATGTCAATCGCTCCCTGTCTAAAAGTAAGGCCGGACAACTTTTCGCCATCCTAGAAAAATAATACCATTGTTCTGGGTTCGTCAGGCCTAACAAAGGCAGAATTCTGTGTCCGTATATCATCAGGAAAAAGCTGTTAAACCTGTTGTTTTGTTGAACAGCCACCTGTGGCACCTTCCAGAAGGCTAAGGCTGAAACAGGTAGTGAGCATGGTGGAATGGATTAGATATAATTTTACCTGCTCATTTGATTATGCACTGTGTTGTATAGTGATTCTATTGATGGTAGTGGGGAGCCTAGGATCTGTTGATAATATGTGTGAGTGTCCAGGCTGCTGTGCAAAATGGTTAGgtagaaaacacaagactttcacccaggaaacaggtatTCATCtcccgggagtactacttaaggggaccggtgttttttaacccaaaccacaatcctTTTTCAAATCTTAACTCCATATACTTTTCTCTATTTATTCTGACAATGTTTAGGCCCTCAGGCCTTATTCAAATAATTCTTGATTTGGTCCTTTAGTACGTAAACATGGCCTCTTCCAAACTTTCGACCAACTAACTTTGCAATTATATCTTTAACTTCTGGCCTTTGAGTCTTGTTAAATGTTGAGAGTTTACCACCACTGAGACACTCTGCCCATAAGTTCAGGCCTCTAGAGTTTGATGAAGTTGTTTATAAGTCATTCTTGGTGAAGAGTGTTAATGAGATCCATGGAGGATCaaacaaaatgataaaaaacatttcacagacTCAAGCAGTTTACTGGAGATGAACATACTCTCAATGTAAGTGTGTTTTAAGGTCATGTTTATTCTGTGACTGTTATTTCCTTTTATAATATCTACcgcttttatttgtttttttgaaaatcttAATGGATGATGAATTAAATGTAACATATATAACTCTTGGTGGGTATGTCGAAGTGGACAAATAcagatatgtttatttttttattatgttcatagtatatttgctaataatctGCAGTAATTCTACCATTGTGTACCTTATCTGGGTTCACCAAAACCTTCACGAGCCaatgtacattttcattgctGCTTTGTTAGTTAACTCtgttcttttcagcactgttgTCTACCCAAAGCTTTTAATGgactttttatctgaaaaacaaACCATATCTTATTCAGCCTGTCTCTTTCAATTTCAGTTATTTTACTCTTTAGGTGGTTCAGAGTTCTTACTGTTGGCAGCCATGTCTTATGACagatatgtgtctatatgtaaaCCTCTGCAATATCACACAATCATGAGAAAAACAACTGTCAGTATTTTTTTGGGTTTGGCTTGGATTGTACCTGCTTCTCAGATCGCTGTACCAGCTGGTTTGAGTGCCAAGGAAAAACTCTGTAGCTTTATTTTAAAAGGAATTTTTTGTAACAATACAGTTTATAAACTTCAGTGTGTAATCTCAGGAGCACGTGTTGTACGAGATTTTATCATACTGCTTAATGTTGCACTTGTCCCTGTGCTTTTCATACtttttacatacacaaggatATTTATAATAACCTATCGAAGTAGTAGAGAAGTCAGAAAAAAAGCTGCACAGACCTGCTTACCTCATCTGATAATTTTGATAAACTTTTCCTTTTTGTGTGCATATGACGTCATTATAGTTGGACTGGAACCACAATTTCCGAAAATTGTGCATTTAATAATGACTTTACAAGTTATTTTGTATCATCCTCTGTTTAATCCAATCATGTACGGACTAAAGATGAAAGAAATTTCTAAACACCTGAAGAGGTTGTTCTGCACAGCCAAAATGAATTGATGTATCAACACTgatcagtttttcttttctcctgtAACAATACTGAAGATAAGTGACATTTCATGAGCTTATGGCATCCAATGTAAGAGTTTGTTTATATGACTGATACACAGTAAAGAGTAACCTTGGCATCTACTATGTAACAACTGATCAATTCATTTTCTCAGAGTATTTTAATTCTGTTGTTTATTCTGAATCGGTTGCTCTAAAAGAAGTCCATCAatattacacacacaataccagtgaaaggtttatttgcatttattatttgtttattttccgAAATCATGTCTTTATGTGTGCACTTAAAGGAAAAGCAATCAAATGGTGTTGGTTTACAACGTTTGAGAAGGCTTTCATCTCTTTTTGCAAATGAACTGTTTACCACAACCACCACTGGGCCGTAACTTCCCCGAAGATATCAGGTCATGTCATCAGCATTTTTTACTAAAAATGTGTTTGCATCCACTAAAGGGCAGTTACCTTCTATAACAGTTAAACATGCCTTTTTAAATGTCCTAGAATGTCTTTAAAATGTGACTAATTAAGAGAAATGTTTAATTGGATTTTTATACCACTCACAAATGTTTACTGgcgggcagacagacagacacacagatacatttaaagaagaaagaaaCTAGAATGatacattttctatttctttgttgtgattaacaatttttattttttaccaacATCCCCCCACTTGTCATCACCATCCAttcagacaaaaatcaagaataGATTaaacagtaactacaatattcaagaaCATTAAAcgaaatagtaaaaaaaaaatagacaataaaccaaataataatatgtataaatgacaacaccttAAGCCCATCTTACATGTCTCTCACAAgaacaaagcttcttaggagccctccagaaagctcagatacttttaccattttctagtatagacatccaatctggcaaaccgtttttatgacatttttccaaatgtcccCATCCttgccatctcacaagcccactcctggattgacggcaccccttcattcttccatcctcttaaaataatctgtctggctattaTCAAACTAGTCTGGATCCAGCTTCTTATGTGATCATTTTACTATTTCTAATGCCGACCTAACACCAAATGACTTCAAGAGATCCCACAAATTTCCAATATCAGAATGAAATCATGAGAGCCTTGCTAGAGTTGGAGCTAGCGTTGGTGTAAGGTGATCATAACactcagtcccagtcagtctttttcctgtcttgacgttccgacaaaatcaatcatgtttcaagttttaagtcttggtcGTAAAATCTTCTCTGTGACTAAAAACTCAGTGACATTATGACAGATtactttagatgtgagatggggtcagactttagtcttttcaaagtttttttagagtcttctagtgtatgttAGTCATTAGCCGAGAAAAATTAAGAAACTCCACTCTTGATGTGAACACATGAAATTCTGGTTATGCCAAAACAAGGCAGATATTGGATATTTTTTCTGAACTGTTTTGAGTTCATTATAAACCTGTTATCAAACAAACAGCCTTGCTAACATTGGCAGAGATTTCCACTATACTTTTCTTTGTCCATGTTATTTTAGCACCTGCTGCATTTTAGAAAGGGgtctagctagcattagctctTTCATAGGTTGATATGTGGTGATGGTGAATGAAATTTGTATTTGGTacagtatgaaaaaaaacacccaggATCCAGTGTCAACAGCAGAGCATATTATACAATAAATAATCACAATATTGCTGAGACAATAAAGAGCTGAATGCTATGACCAGTGTTTTCCTTAGGTTAGTTGAAGACTTAGGTGCATGCATTTGGTGGATGGTTTAGGGGTCCTACCTCAAGGAAATGTTAAGTTTTTCCACCATCCACCATTATAACCAATATCGAGTGGACAATGAGAACAGAGTAGGAGAACAACTACAACTGTAACtgtaaatgtgataaaaatacACTTAAATACAACAGTTATAATACACTTTATAAGTGATTAAAATTGAATTGGTGGTTATACTGGCTGCAGACATGTAAGTAACTACATCTGCTGTTGAAATATTTATTATGTCACTGTGACTTCAAAAGGGAATTTTGACTTCTAGGTTTACATGGAAATACCGTTGACTTGTGTTTTTCTAATCGGAGTGGGTTTAGCGTCTTTGGAAGGGTCGTCACTAGTTTCACGTGATACCACACATGCAGTACactgagtgtgagaacctgttggaaAATGACCCTGTATATTTTGATTCCAACTTGCTCATATGttgacacattttacatttgtatgACTTTGTTAAAATACATCGTAATACAGACATAGTATGGACAGCACTGCATaaaaagtgggattttcgtcATTAAGCGGCACTATAGATTGTCGTGGAACTTCAGATTTACGGCTGTACACAGCAATTTACAGGCAACACCGAAAACTGTCATGAATTGTCGGAAATTGAAGGTGGGCCTTGCTTGGCAGTTGTCCCCCCATGACCCCCCCTCCCTCTAATTCTAGGGGAGGctttaacatgtaaatgaaaatgctgtGAGCTATACAAGTGCAAATCAGGGTAGCAGCAGGGGGAGTTTTACCCCAggtgacatttttctaaaaggtattaagttcattttaagaaaatctcTTAAAATAGATTAGGCTCAGTACAGCCTAATTGTAGACTCTTCAATTTTAGcttgaattgatttatttaatgaaagtatgctagattaattactgtgtatgtcattagcaatgaccaatgttatgtaaaaaagatacacaaaataatttatttcaacaattaGTTTTAATCAGGCTTTGCCACAAAGATAAAATGTGCATTCCATGCAAACAACATCACAGTCTCCTAGAGCTCATCCACTGTGCATAGTGGCATGACTACAGTGACCTTTCTTTGGTCTTGCTCATCCAAGATTGTCTGGTGGAATGGAGACAGAGGCACCACTGTACAGTTTTCTAAGAGAAGTCTTTCTGCTGACACCAAAACACTGTGCTTCACATAAAGCATTTCAGCTTTGTCATTGCATGATAAGGTTCCAACCATTTGTCTTCTTAAAATACTGGCAAATTCAGCACCATATTCACATGTCCATGGCATATGAAGCTGTTGGCTCTGCTGAAATGGCCTCATAATCTAGACTTCAATTGTCCTATTGTTATTAAGCTTTCCCAGTATTCCATTACAACTCCCTGTAATTCACCTCCACACCAGTGTGTGCGCTGTTCGCGCCCTGCTGGTTAACCTGctcctctttgtttctctctatcACTCTGCCCCTACCCCCGCCCCGCCTTCACTGCTTCAATTTGAAAATAGTGGAGGGAGATGAGTCCGAGAGTTAGAGGAAAAGCTTCCAAAGTATGGGAGTATTTCAGGCCAACTGGTAAAAGAGTTGTCTGTATACTCTGTCAAACTTCACTTGGAAACATACAGGAGTTGTTCAAGACGTAcggagcgtttttttttctctcctccgtATCACCTCCAGGGCTCCGTAAAGCGCCCACAGAAAAGGAAAATACAACGTAGATGATTGTTAATGAAACGGCGAGGTAGTCTGTTAGGgttagttatatatatatatatatatatatatatattataataatgatGGCCCAGGGTGACCAATAGCTTAACCCATGACAGACCTGCCAACCAATCACGGGAGATTTTTCTTGTTTGGAAGTAGTAGTTTCATCCACTATTGAGTGAGGAAATTTAAACCAGGCCAGACACTCTCTGGCCAGGCACGCGTTGCTGCTATTCATATGCTTATTAGAGCCATTCGCACCTCCGCGGGAGCTCTCCACATACGTCATGGTTCGTTTCCAACAATATGTGGCAC
This window harbors:
- the LOC116046683 gene encoding olfactory receptor 6N2-like; this encodes MDDELNVTYITLGGYVEVDKYRYVYFFIMFIVYLLIICSNSTIVYLIWVHQNLHEPMYIFIAALLVNSVLFSTVVYPKLLMDFLSEKQTISYSACLFQFQLFYSLGGSEFLLLAAMSYDRYVSICKPLQYHTIMRKTTVSIFLGLAWIVPASQIAVPAGLSAKEKLCSFILKGIFCNNTVYKLQCVISGARVVRDFIILLNVALVPVLFILFTYTRIFIITYRSSREVRKKAAQTCLPHLIILINFSFLCAYDVIIVGLEPQFPKIVHLIMTLQVILYHPLFNPIMYGLKMKEISKHLKRLFCTAKMN